A window from Nitrosopumilus adriaticus encodes these proteins:
- a CDS encoding ubiquinol-cytochrome c reductase iron-sulfur subunit, protein MSELGTKKSGGLSRRDFLKLMGAAGTGLAFAPFVPFGNFMPNPNQATLEKVPVILPDGTQANINTFPINHAEVITYPSTGDAALDAEAFRKWQFIRLPEELGGSKKDSKAIRAYSMICLHLWCLWKYWPDEGRKRGECPCHGSMYDPVTGTAFVGPASVQAAPSNTLPELTLEVDSDGFVFILPPKFNANDNGVIGYGRFA, encoded by the coding sequence ATGTCAGAGCTTGGGACCAAAAAGTCTGGCGGATTATCCCGAAGAGACTTTCTAAAGTTAATGGGTGCCGCAGGGACAGGATTAGCATTTGCTCCATTTGTCCCATTTGGTAATTTCATGCCAAATCCTAACCAGGCAACTCTTGAAAAAGTCCCAGTAATTTTACCTGATGGCACTCAAGCAAATATCAATACTTTTCCAATTAATCACGCCGAAGTAATTACATATCCCTCAACTGGTGATGCTGCACTTGATGCAGAAGCATTTCGTAAATGGCAATTCATTAGACTTCCTGAAGAATTAGGTGGCAGTAAAAAAGATTCCAAAGCTATTCGAGCATATAGTATGATATGTTTGCATCTTTGGTGTTTATGGAAATATTGGCCTGATGAGGGACGAAAGAGAGGTGAATGTCCTTGTCATGGTAGTATGTATGATCCTGTTACTGGAACAGCTTTTGTGGGTCCTGCATCAGTGCAAGCTGCACCATCAAATACTTTACCTGAATTAACATTAGAGGTTGATTCTGACGGATTTGTATTTATTTTACCGCCAAAGTTTAATGCAAATGATAATGGAGTAATTGGATATGGCCGTTTCGCTTGA
- a CDS encoding cytochrome b N-terminal domain-containing protein, with the protein MAVSLERRTGAVGFLYWLWDGVDRTIFTAIKFSFPARFVSPFGFLGMLTFTVFIILGVSGALLMFYYQPILDRAWDSVQFINDEVPFGFHIRNIHYHGSNAMVLLAVLHMYYQYFSGRYKIRNEVLWMTGVILGVVTILEAFTGYDVIFSERAELAISIAASLTTSIPVVGPTIRDAALGSGFSDFVLRFYAQHVFLLPIVMLGLMAVHFPRFLVFDVPMVMAIGGAILITGGVFPIDMGFKFEPTVPPGVTVPEWYLTGIYAFMRTQYDKFVTGLLWPLLFIVSLVLIPFIDRYKKFSWRDRPIITAFGITSLAQIMVTTYWGFYISPDVSIPLVERLVIDPIFFYSTMILMVPLGFGFTYMMIKLANEAERKSKLAKSTGPKKVATINLSEKWINWLLVALLAFQVFLNIAAYNAALIGMKNISLFFIGIVLLVFAAFFHIYRYALSQEKNAPPPAPTPIQDEKPKLAEPEASVEQSKLPEGDSAPEGKPEPKELAPEVPTPKTQADLGVGANNNQNLGSGDLPKP; encoded by the coding sequence ATGGCCGTTTCGCTTGAGAGAAGAACTGGAGCTGTTGGCTTCCTTTACTGGCTTTGGGATGGCGTAGATAGAACTATCTTTACTGCAATCAAGTTTTCATTTCCTGCAAGATTTGTAAGTCCATTTGGATTCTTGGGAATGCTAACATTTACTGTATTTATTATTCTTGGAGTTTCAGGAGCTCTTCTCATGTTTTACTATCAACCGATTTTGGATAGAGCGTGGGATAGTGTTCAATTTATCAATGATGAAGTACCATTTGGTTTTCACATAAGAAATATTCATTATCATGGCTCCAATGCAATGGTACTCTTAGCTGTACTTCACATGTATTATCAATACTTTAGTGGAAGATACAAAATCAGAAACGAAGTTTTGTGGATGACAGGAGTTATTCTTGGTGTTGTTACAATTCTTGAAGCATTTACTGGATATGATGTTATATTTAGTGAAAGAGCAGAACTTGCAATTAGTATTGCAGCATCGCTTACAACATCAATCCCTGTTGTAGGGCCGACAATTCGTGATGCGGCGCTGGGCAGTGGCTTTTCAGATTTTGTATTAAGATTCTATGCACAACATGTTTTCTTGTTACCAATTGTAATGCTAGGACTTATGGCAGTTCACTTCCCAAGATTCTTGGTATTTGATGTACCAATGGTAATGGCAATTGGTGGTGCAATTCTAATCACTGGAGGTGTCTTCCCAATTGATATGGGATTCAAGTTTGAACCCACGGTACCGCCTGGTGTAACAGTACCTGAATGGTATCTAACAGGAATTTACGCCTTCATGAGGACTCAGTATGACAAGTTTGTAACTGGATTGCTGTGGCCGTTATTGTTTATCGTATCACTTGTACTAATACCATTCATTGATAGATACAAGAAATTCTCATGGAGAGACAGACCAATCATTACTGCATTTGGTATTACTAGCCTTGCTCAAATCATGGTTACGACATACTGGGGATTCTATATCTCACCAGATGTATCAATTCCATTAGTTGAGCGTTTGGTAATTGATCCGATATTCTTCTACTCTACAATGATATTGATGGTGCCATTAGGATTTGGATTTACTTATATGATGATCAAACTTGCAAATGAGGCTGAAAGAAAATCAAAACTTGCAAAAAGTACTGGTCCAAAGAAGGTTGCAACAATTAATCTTTCTGAAAAATGGATTAACTGGTTGCTAGTTGCACTTTTGGCATTCCAAGTATTCCTCAACATTGCAGCTTACAATGCTGCATTGATTGGTATGAAGAACATTTCACTATTCTTTATTGGAATTGTTTTGTTGGTATTTGCCGCCTTCTTCCATATCTACAGATATGCACTAAGTCAAGAAAAGAATGCACCCCCACCAGCACCTACTCCTATTCAAGATGAAAAACCAAAACTTGCAGAACCTGAAGCATCTGTTGAACAAAGCAAACTTCCTGAAGGTGATTCTGCACCAGAAGGAAAACCTGAACCAAAAGAATTAGCACCTGAGGTTCCAACACCCAAGACTCAAGCAGATTTAGGAGTTGGTGCAAATAACAATCAAAATCTTGGTTCTGGAGACCTTCCAAAACCATGA
- a CDS encoding cupredoxin domain-containing protein, with protein MSTPTSSHAYGIGLIALIIGMSGTFVFYTSFYLPESLAKPSVDEHILNPEKSLLIEIVPGAVIEGNQNYVPNKANALLTINNLVVWENNDDTAHTVTPDHRHSDSYSGDFGSEGVLKPGDTYEFLFTEPQEVHYHCQPHPWMTGSVIVEKSRF; from the coding sequence ATGAGCACTCCTACATCTAGTCATGCATATGGAATAGGATTAATTGCACTCATCATTGGTATGTCTGGAACTTTTGTCTTTTACACTTCATTCTATCTTCCAGAATCTTTGGCAAAGCCATCAGTTGACGAGCATATCTTGAATCCTGAAAAAAGTTTACTCATTGAAATTGTACCTGGTGCTGTAATTGAAGGAAATCAAAACTATGTTCCCAATAAAGCAAATGCTCTACTTACTATAAACAATCTTGTAGTATGGGAAAATAATGATGATACTGCACATACTGTAACACCTGATCATAGACATTCTGATAGTTATAGTGGTGATTTTGGGTCTGAAGGTGTTCTCAAACCCGGTGATACATATGAATTCCTCTTTACTGAACCACAAGAAGTTCATTATCACTGTCAACCTCATCCATGGATGACCGGTTCAGTGATAGTGGAGAAGAGTAGATTCTAG
- a CDS encoding DNA-3-methyladenine glycosylase 2, translating to MQKKYAINVENSIHSGQVFLWKKIDNFWYGVNGGDILRIDKDGNVKSFQNSKVDFLRKNDNLDDIIKSISKDKTVRKAVKQYPGLRILRQDPFQCLISFIVSSNSNIQKIKMSLEKLSKKFGIRVEYGNEEFYLFPKAEKLAKASIDEINNCGVGYRAKFIKEASKMIVEEKINFKGLENRNYQETKEIIRTIPGVGNKVADCVMLFSLEKLESFPLDRWMIRILEKYYSNEFQINTKTITEKQYEYLHQKIVNHFGPYAGYSQQFLFKMERENFQKKWL from the coding sequence ATGCAAAAAAAATACGCAATAAATGTTGAAAATTCTATTCATAGTGGACAAGTATTTCTTTGGAAAAAAATTGATAATTTTTGGTATGGGGTAAATGGCGGGGATATTCTACGCATTGATAAAGATGGCAATGTAAAATCTTTTCAAAATTCAAAAGTAGACTTTTTGAGGAAAAATGATAATTTAGATGACATAATAAAATCAATTTCAAAAGATAAAACAGTAAGAAAAGCTGTAAAGCAATATCCAGGATTAAGGATTCTCAGACAAGATCCTTTCCAATGTTTGATTTCCTTTATTGTCTCGTCAAACTCTAACATCCAAAAAATCAAAATGAGTTTAGAAAAATTATCAAAAAAGTTTGGAATCCGAGTAGAATATGGCAATGAGGAGTTTTATTTATTTCCTAAAGCAGAAAAACTTGCCAAAGCGTCAATTGATGAAATAAATAATTGTGGTGTGGGGTATAGAGCTAAATTTATCAAAGAAGCATCAAAAATGATCGTAGAAGAAAAAATTAATTTTAAAGGTTTGGAGAATCGTAATTATCAAGAAACTAAAGAAATTATTCGAACGATTCCAGGTGTTGGAAACAAAGTTGCAGATTGTGTAATGTTGTTTTCATTGGAAAAATTAGAATCATTTCCATTGGATAGATGGATGATCAGGATTTTAGAAAAATACTATTCAAATGAATTTCAAATCAACACCAAAACAATTACAGAAAAACAATATGAGTATTTACATCAAAAAATTGTAAATCATTTCGGTCCATATGCAGGCTATTCACAACAATTTCTCTTTAAAATGGAAAGAGAGAATTTTCAAAAAAAGTGGCTGTAA
- a CDS encoding MBL fold metallo-hydrolase has translation MNVKILGAANEVGRSGFLVNCNGTNLLLDYGVLFGRRGSPPQYPLHVKPKDLDAIIITHAHLDHSGNVPSLFVSGNTDVYATPPTFDLSKLLIEDMLKIEKNSHPFDLPEVNNMMKNAKEIGFRQKITKGNATFELRESGHVIGGSTVLVESEKKRLFYTGDIKTHGSRMLREMDLDIGEIDLLITESTYAKNEQKPRKESEAELIEFANEVMDRKGILFIPSFSVERSQEIACVLRSANFKHKIIMDGMALKVNEIMFRHPDYLRDPKIFSDAIKSATAITEHADRKRAMEEPCVVISPAGMLVGGNAVYYLQQLSFDSKNGIALVSYQGEGTPGRKLLDTGKVSTRGRDLNVEAEVKQFEFSGHADKKELFDMIKKIKGNPKVLTVHGDTESCDMFAQEIHEKFGLEAYSPAVNDEITV, from the coding sequence TTGAATGTAAAAATTTTGGGAGCTGCAAACGAAGTTGGCAGATCGGGCTTTTTAGTTAATTGTAATGGAACAAATCTCTTGCTAGATTATGGGGTATTATTTGGTAGAAGAGGATCACCCCCACAATACCCCCTTCATGTAAAACCCAAAGATTTGGATGCCATAATTATCACTCATGCTCATTTGGATCATTCAGGAAATGTACCATCATTGTTTGTAAGTGGGAATACAGATGTTTATGCCACTCCACCAACATTTGATTTATCAAAATTACTAATTGAAGATATGCTAAAAATTGAAAAAAATTCACATCCATTTGACTTACCTGAAGTAAACAATATGATGAAAAATGCAAAAGAAATTGGATTTAGACAAAAAATAACTAAAGGAAATGCAACTTTTGAGTTAAGAGAATCAGGTCATGTTATTGGTGGAAGCACAGTTTTAGTAGAATCAGAGAAAAAACGACTCTTTTACACAGGTGATATCAAGACTCACGGTTCAAGAATGCTTCGAGAGATGGATTTAGACATTGGAGAAATTGATTTGCTAATTACTGAGAGCACATATGCCAAAAATGAGCAAAAACCTAGAAAAGAATCAGAAGCAGAATTAATTGAATTTGCAAATGAAGTAATGGATAGAAAAGGAATATTATTTATCCCATCATTTTCAGTTGAGCGCTCTCAAGAGATTGCATGTGTTTTAAGAAGTGCAAATTTCAAACACAAAATCATTATGGATGGAATGGCATTAAAGGTAAATGAGATAATGTTTAGACATCCAGATTATCTAAGAGATCCAAAAATATTTTCAGATGCAATAAAGAGTGCAACTGCAATTACAGAACATGCAGATAGAAAACGTGCAATGGAAGAACCATGTGTTGTAATATCACCAGCAGGTATGTTGGTTGGAGGAAACGCAGTTTATTATTTGCAACAGTTATCTTTTGATAGTAAAAATGGAATAGCTCTTGTTTCTTATCAAGGAGAAGGAACACCGGGTAGAAAATTACTAGACACCGGAAAAGTATCAACTAGAGGAAGAGATCTAAATGTAGAGGCTGAAGTCAAACAATTTGAATTTTCAGGGCATGCAGATAAAAAAGAATTATTTGATATGATCAAAAAAATTAAGGGAAATCCCAAAGTATTGACTGTGCATGGCGATACTGAATCATGTGATATGTTTGCCCAAGAGATTCATGAGAAATTTGGTTTAGAGGCATATTCACCTGCAGTTAATGACGAAATAACCGTCTAA
- a CDS encoding ATP-binding protein encodes MPIAILPDIDEQRCIGCALCVEICTTLGPDVLRVKPVEGWKRGKAFVFYPERCISDGACIGVCPTKSIFWMRPMNYTAGQPVPLHKNGIFIKGWAEDAAL; translated from the coding sequence ATGCCAATAGCAATACTTCCAGACATTGATGAACAAAGATGTATCGGATGTGCACTATGTGTAGAAATCTGTACAACTCTTGGTCCAGATGTCCTTAGAGTAAAACCTGTTGAAGGCTGGAAGAGAGGTAAAGCATTTGTATTTTATCCAGAAAGATGTATTTCTGATGGTGCATGCATCGGTGTATGCCCAACAAAATCAATCTTTTGGATGAGACCAATGAATTACACTGCTGGACAACCAGTACCTCTTCACAAAAACGGTATCTTCATCAAAGGTTGGGCAGAAGACGCAGCACTATAA
- the tgtA gene encoding tRNA guanosine(15) transglycosylase TgtA, with product MFEISKTDLAGRIGTIYTNHGKIETPAYVPVIHPVKQTIPSKKIREIGFDLVITNAYITRNNYGDDAIKKGIHEIIDFDGAIMTDSGGYQVLEYGDVKVTPPEMAKFEKGILTDFAIPLDKPTGYGMPIKKAEAYVKHTLEVSQQTLETSEKNGQIWIGPIQGGEHFELVAKSTKSLVKIGFQMLALGSPVEFMESYEYRLLAQMIVAAKKQMPHSIPLHLFGAGHPLTIPFAIALGCDTFDSASYMLYAKKSRYITDDGTRYLSDITVFPCNCEICSKYSPDELRRLDEVQRTNELAIHNLHAIKLEVDRVKQTIYEGRLWEYVIKKARAHPKLFEMIEVMIENSDFLGLGTPKFKEKAIFLFSKEDQHRPEVQSYHGIVRKFKSKKKKMIITKESSTKPGYLSNQYLGLKRKFKEFDSFQVCQYNPVLGLIPIEISDIFPAAHHETARIDFQPNEFPVFEKTWNEFFANNKFSEIHYDKKDNFLKHFVKTIPKEIKRKSIA from the coding sequence TTGTTTGAAATATCTAAAACCGATTTAGCTGGAAGAATTGGGACTATTTATACAAATCATGGGAAAATTGAGACGCCGGCTTATGTCCCTGTAATTCACCCAGTAAAACAGACTATTCCATCAAAAAAAATCCGTGAGATTGGTTTTGATTTAGTTATTACAAATGCATACATTACAAGAAACAATTATGGCGATGACGCCATAAAGAAAGGAATTCATGAGATAATAGATTTTGATGGGGCAATAATGACTGACTCTGGCGGATATCAGGTTTTAGAATATGGCGATGTCAAAGTCACACCGCCAGAAATGGCAAAATTTGAAAAAGGAATCCTGACAGATTTTGCAATTCCACTTGATAAGCCAACAGGATATGGAATGCCAATTAAAAAAGCAGAAGCATATGTCAAACATACTCTTGAAGTCTCACAGCAAACACTTGAGACTAGTGAAAAGAATGGTCAGATTTGGATTGGTCCAATTCAAGGAGGAGAACATTTTGAACTTGTTGCAAAATCTACAAAGAGTTTAGTTAAGATTGGTTTTCAAATGCTCGCTTTAGGAAGTCCTGTTGAGTTTATGGAGTCATATGAATATAGATTATTAGCCCAGATGATTGTTGCTGCAAAAAAACAGATGCCCCATTCAATACCTTTACATCTTTTTGGTGCAGGTCATCCTCTAACAATCCCATTTGCCATAGCATTGGGTTGTGATACGTTTGATTCAGCCTCATACATGCTATATGCTAAAAAATCAAGATACATTACTGATGATGGAACCAGGTATTTGTCAGACATCACAGTATTTCCTTGCAATTGCGAAATCTGTTCAAAATATTCACCAGATGAATTACGCCGTCTTGATGAAGTTCAGAGAACAAATGAATTAGCAATACACAATCTGCATGCAATCAAACTTGAAGTTGATAGAGTAAAGCAGACAATCTATGAGGGCAGGTTATGGGAATATGTAATTAAGAAAGCAAGGGCACATCCTAAATTATTTGAGATGATTGAGGTAATGATTGAAAACTCTGATTTTCTGGGTTTAGGTACACCAAAATTCAAAGAAAAAGCCATTTTCTTATTCTCTAAAGAGGATCAGCATCGTCCAGAAGTTCAATCATACCATGGAATAGTTAGAAAATTCAAATCAAAGAAAAAAAAGATGATCATTACAAAAGAATCCAGTACAAAACCAGGTTATTTATCAAATCAATATTTGGGATTAAAAAGAAAATTCAAAGAATTTGATTCATTTCAAGTATGTCAGTACAATCCCGTTTTGGGATTAATTCCAATTGAGATTTCAGATATATTTCCAGCAGCTCACCATGAAACTGCAAGAATTGATTTTCAACCAAATGAATTCCCCGTATTTGAAAAGACATGGAATGAGTTTTTTGCAAACAACAAGTTTTCAGAAATTCATTATGACAAAAAAGATAATTTCCTAAAACATTTTGTAAAAACAATTCCAAAAGAAATCAAGCGAAAATCAATTGCTTAA
- a CDS encoding adenylate kinase family protein: MSIVITGNPGVGKHTVAEKIAHRLGLPIIDINKIAKESGLFEENKDVNDIDTEKLKKILVGKISDNFLIVGHLAPYVLDKSQVKIVIVLRRSPYDLITVYKNRKYSDKKIKDNTGSEILGIIAHDAINRFEEKTVQIDMTGKTIEENEENVISIISTNKRNENVDWLDLVTKNNDLQKFFSD, from the coding sequence ATGTCAATAGTCATTACAGGAAATCCAGGTGTAGGAAAACATACGGTTGCAGAAAAAATTGCTCATAGATTAGGATTGCCCATTATTGATATTAATAAAATTGCAAAGGAGTCAGGATTATTTGAAGAAAATAAAGATGTTAATGATATTGATACTGAGAAGCTAAAAAAAATACTTGTGGGAAAAATTTCTGATAACTTTTTGATTGTAGGACATTTAGCACCATATGTTTTAGATAAAAGCCAAGTAAAGATAGTGATTGTTTTAAGAAGGAGTCCATATGATTTGATTACAGTATACAAAAATCGAAAATATTCAGATAAAAAAATTAAAGACAATACAGGCAGTGAAATATTAGGAATTATTGCACATGATGCAATTAATAGATTCGAGGAAAAGACAGTTCAGATTGATATGACAGGGAAAACCATTGAAGAAAATGAAGAAAATGTCATCTCCATAATTTCTACTAACAAAAGAAATGAAAATGTGGATTGGCTTGATTTAGTTACAAAAAATAATGATTTACAAAAATTTTTTTCTGATTGA
- a CDS encoding redox-regulated ATPase YchF, giving the protein MQIGLLGKANVGKSTFFSAATQTPVASGNFPFTTIEPNVGVAYVKADCACKHFGIKHENDYCVSGTRLIPVKLIDVAGLVPGAHEGKGLGNQFLDDARQAEVLIHVVDIAGTTDIQGQPVPVGTHDPLEDVEFVQDEFDQWFADILKREWDKITREIDQKRAKLTDGIAKRFTGLGIKDFQVQEVLQKLGLMARNPKEWKDSDIQTFVKELRKNTKPMIIAANKADLCTDLSIIDKISDCVIPCSAETELLLRKASKSGIVNYSSGDTGFTIPDGKEIPPAQQKALDLVKSVFSKIQSTGIQKILNTAVFDSLKFIVVYPVEDETKLTNKDGVVLPDTKLLPLDSTAKDLASLIHADIAKGFLHAIDCKTKQRISGDQKLKNGDVIKIVSTLSRG; this is encoded by the coding sequence TTGCAAATTGGTTTATTAGGTAAAGCAAATGTTGGAAAATCCACATTTTTCTCTGCAGCAACTCAAACTCCTGTAGCATCAGGCAATTTTCCCTTTACAACTATTGAACCAAATGTTGGTGTGGCATATGTCAAAGCTGATTGTGCCTGCAAACATTTTGGCATTAAACATGAGAATGATTATTGTGTGAGTGGAACTCGTCTTATACCTGTAAAGCTAATAGATGTTGCAGGATTAGTTCCAGGAGCTCATGAAGGAAAAGGATTGGGAAATCAATTCCTTGATGATGCCAGACAAGCTGAAGTTTTGATTCATGTAGTTGATATTGCAGGTACTACTGACATTCAAGGACAACCAGTTCCAGTTGGAACTCATGATCCTTTAGAGGATGTAGAATTTGTTCAAGATGAATTTGATCAATGGTTTGCAGATATTCTAAAAAGAGAATGGGATAAGATTACTCGAGAAATAGATCAAAAAAGAGCAAAACTTACAGACGGTATTGCAAAGCGATTCACTGGTTTAGGAATTAAAGATTTTCAAGTACAGGAAGTGTTACAAAAACTTGGCCTAATGGCTAGAAATCCAAAGGAATGGAAAGATTCCGATATCCAAACCTTTGTCAAAGAGTTAAGAAAAAATACAAAACCTATGATTATTGCTGCAAATAAAGCAGATCTATGCACTGATCTTAGTATTATTGATAAAATATCTGACTGTGTTATTCCTTGTAGTGCTGAGACTGAATTATTATTGCGAAAGGCATCAAAATCTGGAATTGTAAATTATTCTTCAGGTGATACAGGTTTTACTATTCCTGATGGAAAAGAAATTCCGCCTGCTCAGCAAAAAGCACTAGATTTAGTAAAGTCCGTTTTTTCTAAAATCCAATCCACTGGAATACAAAAAATTCTAAATACTGCAGTTTTTGATTCTTTAAAATTCATCGTTGTATATCCCGTTGAAGACGAGACCAAACTAACCAACAAAGATGGTGTGGTTTTACCTGATACTAAATTACTTCCTCTAGATTCTACTGCAAAGGATTTGGCGAGTTTAATTCATGCAGATATTGCAAAAGGATTCTTGCATGCAATTGATTGTAAAACAAAGCAAAGAATCAGCGGTGATCAAAAACTAAAAAATGGCGATGTCATCAAAATTGTATCAACATTAAGTCGTGGATAA
- the kae1 gene encoding KEOPS complex N(6)-L-threonylcarbamoyladenine synthase Kae1: MLGLGIESTAHTFSCAIIEKKGKKGKILSDVRKIYRPADGEGIHPREASRHHIEHSSSVLSECLKEANSSIRDLDIISYAAGPGLGPCLRVGAVVARSLSSFYKIPIYPVNHAIGHIELGKLLTGASNPLVLLVSGGHTMLLAFLNKQWRVFGETLDITLGQLLDQFGRSIGFPSPCGKNIEELASTSSNYVTLPYSVKGNDVSFSGLLSATKAVAKKSKIDACYSLQETAFAMISEAVERALSFTQKRELMIVGGVAANKRLSEMLKDVCKRHNCKFFVVPLRYAGDCGSQICWTGLLESQVKSGSSLKDTFVTQSWRLDTVKVNY, encoded by the coding sequence ATGCTAGGTTTAGGAATTGAAAGTACTGCACATACTTTTTCCTGTGCAATAATTGAAAAAAAAGGAAAAAAGGGGAAAATTCTTTCAGATGTTAGAAAAATTTATCGGCCAGCAGATGGGGAGGGCATTCATCCCCGAGAGGCATCACGCCATCACATAGAACACAGCTCTTCTGTATTATCTGAATGCCTAAAAGAAGCAAACTCATCCATCAGAGATTTGGATATTATTTCTTATGCTGCAGGACCTGGATTGGGTCCATGCTTACGTGTAGGTGCTGTAGTTGCAAGATCTTTGTCTTCATTTTATAAAATTCCAATTTATCCTGTAAATCATGCAATAGGACACATTGAATTAGGAAAATTACTTACTGGCGCATCAAATCCATTGGTACTTTTGGTATCTGGGGGACATACGATGCTTTTGGCATTTCTAAATAAACAATGGAGAGTTTTCGGTGAAACTCTTGATATTACACTTGGTCAGCTTCTTGATCAATTTGGAAGATCCATTGGATTTCCTTCACCCTGTGGAAAAAATATTGAAGAGTTGGCATCTACATCATCAAACTATGTTACCCTTCCATATTCTGTAAAAGGAAATGATGTCTCTTTTTCAGGACTATTATCTGCTACAAAAGCTGTTGCTAAAAAAAGTAAAATCGATGCATGTTATTCTCTTCAAGAAACTGCTTTTGCAATGATTAGCGAAGCTGTTGAACGTGCATTATCATTTACTCAAAAAAGAGAATTAATGATAGTAGGAGGAGTTGCAGCAAACAAAAGATTGTCTGAAATGCTCAAAGATGTTTGCAAACGTCACAATTGCAAATTTTTTGTAGTACCATTACGTTATGCAGGTGATTGTGGTAGTCAAATTTGTTGGACTGGACTTTTAGAATCTCAAGTAAAATCAGGATCATCTCTAAAAGATACCTTTGTAACTCAATCTTGGAGATTAGATACTGTCAAAGTTAATTATTGA
- a CDS encoding KEOPS complex kinase/ATPase Bud32 — translation MKLIKKGAEADIYQTMWQNSKAILKIRKVKNYRNPSLDAKIRKQRTIKESQMISNARTFGIPTPLVYFVNLKKSYIIMQEIPGTPVHDLSESKIIKFSKEIGNLVGKLHQNGIMHGDLTTSNFILFKNLVYVIDFGLSQNSIKPEDHAVDLRLIKEILNSAHAKIMKNAWKNFLLGYKSVVGDSYHTKIAKLVAEIESRGRYAEVV, via the coding sequence ATGAAATTAATCAAAAAAGGTGCAGAAGCTGATATCTACCAAACTATGTGGCAAAACTCTAAAGCAATATTAAAAATTCGAAAAGTAAAAAATTATCGTAACCCCTCACTTGATGCAAAAATACGTAAACAAAGAACTATTAAAGAATCTCAAATGATATCTAATGCTCGAACATTTGGAATACCTACACCATTAGTTTATTTTGTAAATTTAAAAAAATCATATATCATAATGCAAGAAATTCCTGGAACACCAGTTCATGATTTATCTGAATCTAAAATTATTAAATTCTCAAAAGAAATTGGAAATCTGGTTGGGAAATTACATCAAAACGGTATCATGCATGGTGACTTGACAACTTCGAACTTTATTCTATTCAAAAATCTGGTCTATGTCATTGATTTTGGATTGTCTCAAAATTCAATAAAACCTGAAGATCATGCAGTTGATTTGAGACTAATCAAAGAAATCCTTAACAGCGCTCATGCTAAAATTATGAAAAATGCTTGGAAAAATTTTCTTCTAGGTTACAAATCTGTAGTAGGTGACTCATATCATACAAAAATTGCTAAATTGGTTGCAGAGATAGAAAGTCGTGGTAGATATGCAGAAGTCGTTTGA
- the rdgB gene encoding RdgB/HAM1 family non-canonical purine NTP pyrophosphatase, which produces MQKSFDLFFVSSNNHKYVEAKSILETFGIKLGFLKSELEEIQSNSLDEIAMRKAKDAFSKFKKPVIIEDDGLFINSLSGFPGPYSSYVFKTIGNDGILNLLKNNRKAKFVSIITYCDKTNFQSFTAKLDGMISKFQKGKGWGYDPIFIPKNSQKTFAEINEKNKLSHRYKALKKFSNWYLHK; this is translated from the coding sequence ATGCAGAAGTCGTTTGATCTATTCTTTGTATCTTCAAATAATCACAAGTATGTAGAAGCCAAAAGCATTCTAGAAACTTTTGGAATCAAACTTGGTTTTCTAAAATCAGAGTTGGAAGAAATTCAATCAAATTCTCTTGATGAGATAGCAATGAGAAAAGCAAAAGATGCATTTTCTAAATTTAAAAAACCTGTAATTATTGAAGATGATGGATTATTCATCAATTCATTGTCTGGTTTTCCTGGACCTTATTCATCATACGTTTTCAAAACTATTGGCAATGATGGAATTCTTAATTTGTTAAAAAATAACAGAAAAGCAAAATTTGTTTCAATTATTACATATTGTGATAAAACAAATTTCCAATCGTTTACTGCAAAACTAGATGGAATGATATCTAAATTCCAAAAAGGGAAAGGTTGGGGGTATGATCCGATTTTTATTCCAAAAAATTCACAAAAAACGTTTGCTGAAATTAATGAGAAAAATAAATTATCTCACAGATACAAAGCTTTGAAAAAATTTTCTAATTGGTATTTGCATAAGTAG